The DNA sequence CCAACAGAAAATGCATGGCGCAGGCCTCTATCAGACAAACGGCAAGTAACGCAATCATCAGTGCTGTCTGCCCCGATTCCCGGTACGTCGTGACAGGATACTGATCTGCTTTAATGTCGCTGTTCAATCGCCACCAGCTAAGGAGACTGAACCGAATAACCTGACTCTCACTGGTAAATACAGCCGCTATGCCGGGGCTAACAACAGCGGCCAGACTACTGCTCAAGGCGGTCATTGGGTCTTGAAACGCGCGGTGTTTTCGATAAGCTCCCAGTAGTGACCGGATGCGAACCACAACCAGTGCAAGCGTGCCCAACTCGACCAGTGCGATAAGAGCAGGCCAGCCTAGGGCAAAGGGACGCGGATAGTCGGGTAGGATGAACAAGGCCAGCCGTAAGAACGCAACAATTGCCAGCAGCAGGAATGAGCCAGAACGGGACCGGGGCTTGAGAACCAGCCAATAAAACAAAGCTGCGGGCACCACCACCAGATCAAACAGGATGGCACCAGCCATAAGGTCAGGTTGCCGTTGAAAGGTACCCGAACGGGAAATCTGACATTCGACACCCAGCAGCACGACGTATAAAGTGACAAACAGAGTCGGGCGACGGAGGGAATGGATGGTGTCGTTCATGGTAGTTTCTTAATTCGTTTGCCGGTGCCTGAACTAAATATCAGTACGTCAATGATCTTAGCCCAGCACGTTATAGATAATTACAGGGGCCGATTTGTTTTTTAGACTTACCTCGCCAATGCGTTCGCAGGTGAACGATTCCGCTACGTCCTGCTGGGATAATTCTGTAATGACGACCTGCCCCGGCCGGGCTACGGTCTGAAGCCGCTGCGCCATATTTACGGCATCCCCGATCACGGTATAGTCCAGCCGTCGGAGCGTGCGGGAACCAATGTTACCAGACACCATCTCGCCGGTATTAATACCAATGGCTACCTGCGGATGATAGTCGGGCTGGTTCGTTAAAGGTGATTCGAGAGTCGCGATCTGCGAGCGCACCCCCAGCCCGGCTTCGATGGCCCGGTCGAGGTGGTAATCGCCCCGAAAAACGGCCATTACAGCGTCGCCCATGAATTTGTCTACGTGGCCGCCCTGCGCAATGATTTCCTTCACCATAATGTCGAAGTAGCGGTTTACCAGCTTGACAACCGTATCGGCTGATTCTTTTTCGGCGATGGCCGTGAATCCACAAATGTCGATGAACATAACGGTGGCGTGCACGGTTTCGCTGGCCGAGAGGGATGTTTCAAACTCGGTACGCCCCATAAACGCCAATACCGACTCATCGACGTACATGCGCAGAATATCATTTTCCTTGATGGCCTGCAGCGTTTGCCGGAGCTGCGTGACATAGTCCATCGTCTTCTGCATGGTAAGTTCGAGATCTTCGAAATTAACGGGTTTGGTGATGAAGTCGAAAGCGCCCCGGTTCATAGCGGTACGGATATTATCCATGTCGCCATAGGCGGAAACAATTACCGATTTGAGCATCGGATTGGTTTCGTGGAGCTTCACCAGCAGCGTCAATCCATCCATACCGGGCATGTTGATATCGGTAAGGACCATGTCAATATCGGGGTGCTGTTCGAGAACAAGCAGCGCTTCTTCGCCGTCGTGGGCGAATACGAATTCGTATTGTTTTTCCCGAATCTGCCGTCGAAATTTCTGCTTGATCAAGAGTTCAAGATCTGTTTCGTCGTCGACGACCAGTATTTTTGCCTTCATGCTACGTTGCGAAGTTTTTGTTTCAACACCGCGAAATCGAGCGGTTTGGTCAGAAAGTCATTAGCCCCCAGTTCAACCGCCTGTTGCTGTGAACCCGGATCGCCGTAGGCCGTGATCATCATGACAATGGGTGGAGGAGGGGCGTTGAAGTCGGACCGGATGTGCCGCAGCAGTTCGAAGCCACTCATGCCGGGCATGTTGATATCAGAAAGAATGAGTATGATTTCGGAGGGATGACCATCTAGGTAGGTCAGGGCTTCTTCGCCCGAGTTGGCAAAGGCCAGTTCAAACTCCCCACTTCTGATTTCGCGCCTGAAACGCTGCTCGAAGAGGTCTTTTACGTCGGTCTCGTCGTCAACAACTAGAATTTTCATGATCATCGGGTTCATCAAATATACTTGTTTAAGGGCTATTGTGGGTCGTCAAACTGGTAGCCTGATGGTAAACGTGGTTCCTTTGTTCAGAACGCTCTCTACCGTGAGCGTTCCCTTATGGCCCTTCGTGATAATATCGTAGGCTAAACTTAGCCCCAATCCTGTTCCCTGACCGGTCGGCTTGGTGGTGAAGAATGGTTGAAATATTTTTTGTTTGACAGCCTCATCCATTCCTGTACCGTTGTCACTGATCCGAATGGCAACGCCGGTGTCCGTACGCTGTGTACTAACCGTTACCGTAGGTTTGAATGATTCAGCACCGCTGGCTTTCTGCCGTTGCTGAACGGCGTAAAAGGCGTTCGTAAACAAATTCAGCAATACCCGGCCTATATCCTGAGCCACTACGTTGACCGGCCCTAGTGTGGGGTCCAATTTAGTGATAAGTTCGGCATTGAACGTCTTGTCTTTCGCGCGCAGTCCATGATAGGCTAACCGGAGGTATTCATTGCTGAGTGCGTTCAGATCGGTAAGCTCGCGCTGGCCATTACTGGCCCGTGAGTGCTGAAGCATACCCTTGACGATGGACGACGCCCGGTTGCCGTGATGATTGATCTTTTGCAGGTTTTGTTTTAAATCGGCCAGCAGTTCACGCTCCAACTCCGCATCCCGGTCGGGTTTTTGGTGTTCATCCATCAGCTCATCCACCAGTTCGGTCGAGACGTCGGAGAAGTTATTGACAAAGTTGAGTGGATTCTGGATTTCGTGGGCGATGCCAGCTGTTAATTCACCCAGCGACGCCATTTTTTCGGCTTGAATCAACTGGCTTTGGGCGGTCTTCAACTCTTCCTGCTGGCGTTTCAGCTGTTCATTGGCCCGCTGCTGTCGGCGGTAGCTGTTCCAGAAAGATAAGGCCACGGCCGCAACCAGCACCAGGCCAATGAGCGCGGTGATAAGCCATTGCCGTTGCTGCTGTGCTTCTTCGGCCCGGAGCGCAGCCTGTGCCCGTCGTTCGGCTGCCTGGGCGTTCTGCTGCAGTAAGGTCAACTGTTGCTGCGTCCGCCGGCCCGACAACGTATCATCGTAGGCCATGTTGAATTCCTGGAATTTGTAGGCGGTCCGGTAATCGTCTTTCAGGGCGTAGGCGCGGGCCAGGACGTCACTGGCGTCACGGGCGGCTTCTTTGTATCCGATATGACGGCTCAGGTTCCAGCCTCGCTGGCTGTAGTAGATGGCACTGTCAGGCTGGTTCAGCTGCAGGTGGGCTTGACCCAGCACAGTGTAGGTCCAGGAAACAACTTCGTAGGATCCTTTGGCGAGCAGGACCCGCAGGGCCTGCCGACCTGTCTCCAGCGCCTGCTCCGGCTGTCCGTCCTTTACTTCGGCCGCGGCCAGGTTGCTTTCGGCTTCGGCCTGAATACCGGCATTGTTCAGTCGTTGTGCCAGGCGAATGGCTTTATTATAGTACCGGGTAGCTTTGGTCAGGTCGCCCTGGTAGCGGTACAATTCGCCCATTCCGTTCAGCAACCGGGCAATATTGCCTTCCTGACCCGCCTGTTTGTGCAGATCGAGCGCAGTTGTATAATAGCGAATAGCCTGATCGTAGTCGCCAAGCAGGCTGTAGAGCATACCCAGCCGGGCGGTCGCCTGCCGCAACAGCACCGAATCTTTCAACTGTCTGGCCTGCTCCAGCGAAATTAATCCTCGCGAGAGAGCTGGAACATAATCGCCCCGGCTGGTATCGATCCAACCCATCTGACCCAGCACCCGCGCCACGCCACTACGATTGTTCAACTGCTCATACCGCTGGCGGGCCTGGTTGAGGTACTGAAGAGCTTTCTCGTAGTCATTACGACCCGCGTAGGCACCGCCCAGGGCCAGCAGCGCATTGGCTTCGCCTAGGGGGTAGTTGAGTTTACGGGCCAGGGTCAGGGCGTTCTCGGCCAACTCCTGCGCCTGTACATAATCGTCGCTGCGCACAGCCATCGACAGGTCAGTCAGCCGATCGACCCGCACGGGTGTGGCCTGCCTGTGCGTTCGTAACCAGGCCTGCAGTGTATCGGTCGACAGTTGCGCATATAGGCAACCGGAAGCCAACAGCCACAGCAGACCGGTCAGTTGAACGAGACGAATCATCATAGCAGAGTGGTCAGGCAGAATAGTCGATAACAACGCCGGTCAAGGGCTGGACGCGATCAGGCCGGTAACGTAATGACAAAAGTGGTCCCCTCATTTTCGCGACTATCAACGGTAATCGTACCCCCGTGTCCCTGGGTAACGATATCAAAGGCCAGCGACAGCCCAAGACCCGTTCCCTGCCCAGTGGGTTTGGTGGTGAAAAAAGGCTGGAAAATTTTCTGCTGCAACTCGTCGGGAATGCCAACGCCATTGTCGGCGATCTGAATAACCGCCTGCCCGTTCTGGCAGCGCGTTTTTACGGTTACGGTCGGGGTATATTTCCGGGTCGGTTGCTGTTCCGTAAGCAGGTGGCTACGTTGCTGCACGGCATAAAAGGCATTTGTGAACAGGTTGAGTAGTACCCGCCCTATATCCTGCGGCACTACGGTGATCAGGCCCAGATCCGGATCGAGGTCGGTGCTGAAACTGGCGTTGAAAGTTTTGTCTTTTGCGCGCAGGCCATGATAAGCCAGTCGCAGGTATTCATCGACGAAACCATTCAGATCGGTTGGTTCACGCTGACCGCTGCCCGCCCGCGAGTGCTGGAGCATTCCTTTCACGATGGACGACGCCCGGCCGCCATGGTGATTGATTTTCTGCAGGTTCTGTTTCAGGTCGGCCAGCAGTTCGGCCTCCAGGCCCGCGTCCCGGTCGGGCTTCTGCTGCTCCTCTTCCAACTCTTCAACGAGTTCAACCGATACTTCGGAGAAGTTATTGACGAAGTTGAGCGGGTTCTGAATTTCATGGGCGATACCGGCCGTCAACTCACCCAGCGACGCCATTTTTTCGCTGTGGACCAGTTGATTCTGCGTGGCTTTCAGATCAGATAGGGCACGTTCAAGTTCGGCTTTTTGGTTCATGATCTCGGCCGTTCGGGCGGCTACCAACACTTCCAGTTCCGTTTTTCGGGCTTCGATAATACGTCGCTCGGCGGCTTCTTCCTCTCGTTGCTGTTCAATCTTCACCAGGGCTTTCTTCTGACGATTGGCAAAGATGTAAAACGTAAAGAGCCAGATCAGGGTAAAGCCAATGGCCGAATCGAAGTAGTCATCGTACCTCGCATAAAAACGCGGGAACACGTCTTCAATAATTTTACGGATGGTCTGGAGCACCATAAAAGGAGCCACGCCCAGCAGTAAGGTTCGGGCGGGCTGGTTTTCCTTCTGAAGCCAGACTGTGTAGGCAACCATTGCCAGTGAGATCAGCCAGATCAGGCGTAGCGGAAAATCTTCCGAAATTACCGCGCTGAAGGCTACCGCAGCCCCAACAATGATCCAGTAACGGCTAAGCCACATATCCCAGTCCGGCAGACGGTTCTTCGTGTCCAGAAACCGCCTTACCTGATTGATGATAAGGGCCGTTAAGAGCGATGAAACAATTTCATCCTGATCCATCGGACAGGGTAAGGGTTAAGGTGAGTCGATACGGATGGACGCAAGATACGGTCAATCGGTAAGCAGGCAATAGGCCATCAAGACCAGTGGCCGAACGATTCAATGAGTGGCGCTCAGGCCAGTTGAGCCGGTGTCTCCGCCGGGCGGGCCGCCAGTAGGTCATTCTGACGCCGGATGCGTCCCGACAAGCTGCGGACAATGCTCCGCAGAACCTCGCTCCGCTCTTCCATCAGGTCGAAGAAGTCGTCCTGGTCTAGCCGCAGCAGCCGCACATCGGTGAGGGCTTCGGCACTGGCCGAGCGGGCTTCGGTGTCCAGCAGGGCCAGTTCACCGAAGAAGTCGCCCCGGCCGAAGCGGGCCAGTTCGGTATTGCCGTCACGGATGCTGACCTCACCGGAATAGATGACGAACATGCCCGTACCAAGGTCTCCTTTCTGGAAGATAGTCTTGCCCGCAGCGTGACTTTCTTCTTTCATGATGGGCGTAACGCTGGCCAGTACGTTCTCGGGGGTCTGCGAAAACAGGCTGGTATGCGCCAGTAGCAGCACCCGGTCGTAATCAGGAATATGGGCTTGATGGTTGGCTGAGTGACTCATAAGAAGCGGGGATAAGGCGCGGGATTGAGCAAGTAAGGCCTGTTGCGCTGCCAGTGCATCGGCCGTTGGCAAACTGTGCAGCACGACACTAACGGTCCAGGCCGAAAAAACGGTTTCGCCTGTTCGGAGAACAAAAGATCGGATCGACTCTGACTCTGTAAACGGCCCCAGTTCGGCATCAAGCATGCGGACCCGCTCGGGCAAAGGCAGGTCGTCGACCAGTACCTGCATGGTCTGGTAAACCGTTCTGGGTATCAGGTTGTCGAGGAGTTCCAGCGAATTGGCGCGCCGTTCGCGGGCGGGGTGATTCACCCCCATGCGGGCGCCGGCAATGGTTTCGGAGTCGTACAACTGCGTAAGTACGTCGAACAGGCGCTGCAGCAGTACGGTTAGTTCATAATCGAGCGTATCGACCAACATGGGCTCGTCGACACTCCCATGCAGCAGCCGCTGGGCAAGGGCAATCTCTTCGTCGAGCAAAATCCGGAACAGGGCGTCATCGGCCGCTTCGTTCGGAAACCGGCGCAGAGCCCGCAGAGCCGCCCCCCGAACGGTCAGGTCTGGCTGGCTGGCCAGTTCGTTGAGCAATTGGCGGCTTTCGTCCGTTCGGATGGTGCCGCAGATGGTGGCAATACGTTCGATCAGTAAGCGGTTGGTCGATGGCAACGATGCCTTCAGCGCGGAAATAATGGTGTCCTGCCCTGCTTTCAGCGCATTAACGGCCAGTCGGCCAATACCCGGATCGGTCAGGTGGGTAACCAGAAAATTGGTCAGGCCAGGGTCCCCCAATCCACCCGCTGCCGTGATGGCAGCCTTGGCCAGCGTGGGGTTGTCGCTGGTCAGGCGTTGGGTGACTACAGATGCGAAATCGGTCAGCCGGAGCCGGCCAATCAGCGTGAGGGCTATTTGCTGAAGTGCCGGATCCGGGTTATTGATAAGTACCCGCAGGCTGTTTCGACCGGCGGAGTCTTTGGGGTTGAGTTCCAGTACGCCCCGAATACCGCCCTGGCGAATGCTCAGGTCTGTATGGTTCAGGAGCGGAGCCAGTTCGCCGGGCTCCGCGCTGATCCGTCGTCCGAGTAGGTAAGCTGCCTGTTCGCGAAGGGCCGGTTCAGGATCGGTCAGGGCGACATGGGTCAGTGGCCGGACCGGCGTTGGCAGGTCGTGATCGGCCAGCATGGCCAGCGCCCGGTGCCGGACTCCGGAATCCGCGTGGTCCAGCAAGGGAGGAACCTGTTGGGTCAGTTCCTGCGGACTGTGCGCCCCCAGCCACCCCAAAGCCGCTATGACATCGGCGGGTTTATCGCTGCTGAGCTGCCGGACCATGGCGGCTTTGGCCGCCGTTGGCATAGCGAGCTGATCCCGTTCCAGAAAGCGACGGCCTATGGCGTCGTTCAGTTCGTGCATGTAGTGGCCGTAGGTCTTACGCAACAGGTAAAAAGCCCCGATCAGTAGCGCCAGCCAGACAAAAGGCACCACTTTTTCGAGGGTTGAATTGTTATGCATGGCCCAGATGAGCACACCCGCCAGGCCAAGTCCCAGGGGTTCATACAATCCCTTGGCCAGCGTGTGTCCTTTTAGCCGTTGCGGGGGCGACAGGGGCTGGAACAAGACCAGAAATACCGGATCGAACAGCGACCGGCGGACTACCTCGAAAACCAGATAAAGGAGACAGAAATAGATCAATAGTACGGTTTCTTCGGTACCAATCCGGTTCAGGGTAATCAGTCCGACCAAGCCAACCAGCGCCACCAGCGGCAGCAGCAGCAGAGACCGACGAACCCCAAATTTGTCGAGCAGCGCACCCGACAGCAGCAGCTTAACAAGCATGGCCAGGCTGTAGGTGAGGGCCAGCACGTAGCTGACATATTTGATGACATCCGACTGGTCGTGGAACCGATGCTTGACGTTGACGAAAAAGTTGTACTCAATTTCAATAGCCGCAGCCGCCAGCGCGGCCAGACTCAGGCACATCAGGAAAATCAGATTACTCCCCCCGAACCGTTTCCCTACGAAGCGGGATGGTTCCCGTTTCACCGCCCGCGCCGGCCGGTGTGCCGCATGAACCTCGTGGGATTGTATGGTAAGCTGCAGTGTGTAAAAGGCAGCCAGAAACGCACCAAAAGCAACCATCACCAGCAATAGAATGCCAGTATGGGCGTGTACAAAAGCCGCCAGGATGGCACCCAGCGCTTTGGCTGGCATATCGCCTGAGCTGATAACGCTGAACAAACGCTTACTCTGCCGCGTATCGAACACCACGGCCGAAACGCCCCAGAACTCAAGATTCGTGAGCAGGTAGACAACCCGGTAGCCCGCCATAATAGCCACCGCTGCCGCTACCGAGTGGCCGAATGCAACCAGGAGCCCTACCACTATCGTCATGGCTACCACCGTTAACAGCACCCGCGTGGCCAGACTACTCAGGAGCAGATGGTGTTCGTAGTAACCATACAGCCTCCCAATGCCGATCATGGCCACGGCCGAGCAGAGGTAGGCGATTGGCAGGTTCGTTTCGGGATTATTTTCGAGCAGAATGGCATTGGCCGCCACGTAAACGAGGATGGTGCCAATACCCAACAGGAAATTATGGACAAAAAACAAGCCGACCGTTCGGGCTTCGTCGGGCCGAACACCTAACGCCCGCTGCCATCGCTGCGCGAACGACAGAACGGAAGGCTGGTTACTGACGTCGACGTTCATAAACTAGTACTACGGAAGAGTTCATTTGCTGAGCGAACCGGTTCAGTGATTGAGCGGGTCCTACCCTCAAATATAGGTTACCGTTGCCAAATCGGGGCATTTTCTGTTTTTTTTAGCCACGCAAGGTCATACTAACATGAATTGTCCGCTGCCATAAGCCCGCACGTTATGAGATCGACAAGGAGTAGAGTTGATGGTGCGGGCGGCTTTAATGGCCTCAAAACACGTAGTACGGGCCTGGACCGGAAGCCTGACGAATTCGTCAACCAAACCGGCGCGAATGCTGTTATACCACTAAGGACGTCGTTACCAGCGCACAGTAGGATAAAAACCATAATTTTTAAGGCTAAGTGTTTAGCCGATACGCTACCTTTGCGAGTCAAAACAACGACGCGCCCCCGTCATGGACCAGTTTTCATATATCGCCAATTCCGACGCGGCTTACGTAGATCAATTGTATCAGTCTTATAAGCAAGACCCTCAATTAGTTGACGAAAGCTGGCAGCAATTCTTCAAAGGATTCGAGTTCTCATTGACCTACGGCGAAGCCGCCAACGGCACCAAACCGAGTACTACCGCATCGAACGGCGCTACCGCCAACGGTGCATCCGCTAAAACAAATGGCCAGGCTGCCAAACCAGTCGACGCCAGTCATGCCGAAAAAGAAGTTTCGGTGGCCAGCCTGATCAAAGCCTACCGATCACGGGGGCACCTGCTGGCAAAAACAAATCCGCTCAAGGAACGCAAAGACCGCCAGCCTCGGGTTGATCTTCCGGACTATGCCCTGACAGAAGCCGATCTCGATACAACATTTGAATCGGGTAAGCTGCTCGGCATCGGTCCCGCTACGCTCCGTACCATCATGGAGTCGCTGCGGAAGATCTATGCCGGCAACATCGGCTTTGAGTACATGTACATCCGCGAGATGGAGGTGAAAAACTGGCTGCGTAACAAGATCGAGAAAGAAGCGCTGGTCTTTACGCCCACCATCGACGAGAAAAAGCGGATTCTTGAAAAGCTGAACGAGGCCACTGTCTTTGAAAACTTCCTGGCGACCAAATACCTGGGCCAGAAGCGGTTTTCGCTCGAAGGCGGGGAATCAACTATCCCGGCGCTGGACACGATCATTAGTCAGGCGGCCGACATGGGTGTTGAAGAAGTAATGATCGGTATGGCTCACCGGGGGCGTTTGAACGTTCTCTGTAACATTCTGGGTAAATCCTATGAAGCGGTTTTCGATGGCTTCGAAGGAAACGTACCCGAACAGGTGCAGGGTGATGGTGATGTGAAATATCACCTTGGCTATTCCAGCCTGACCGAGACGAAATCCGGTAAGCAGATCAGCGTAAAACTCGCGCCTAACCCGTCGCACCTGGAAGCGGTCAATCCGGTTGTTGAAGGGTTTGTGCGGGCTCAGGCCGATGAAGAGTATGCTGGTGACTTTACCAAGATCATGCCCATCCTGATTCACGGCGACGCAGCCGTTGCCGGTCAGGGCATTGTGTATGAAGTAACCCAAATGGCTAAACTGGCCGGCTACCAAACCGGGGGAACAGTCCATTTTGTGATCAATAACCAGGTTGGTTTCACGACCGATTTTGAGGATGCCCGTTCGTCCATCTATTGTTCGGACGTAGCCAAGATCATCGATGCGCCAATCTTCCACGTCAACGGCGACGATCCGGAAGCGGTTATTTTCTGCGCCCGGCTGGCCGTTGAGTTTCGCGAGAAATTCAACCGTGATGTGTTCATTGATATGGTTTGCTACCGGCGCTACGGCCACAATGAATCCGATGAGCCGAAGTTCACGCAGCCGACGATGTATAACATCATCGATAAACATGCAAACACCCGCGAACTCTACAATAAAATGCTCATCGAACGGGGCGATGTAGACGCTGAGCTGGCGAACCGCATGGATACGGAGTTTAAAAAGCAACTGCAGGACCGGCTTGACCGGGTGAAGCAGAAAGCAGAAATTCCTTACAAACCGTTGCGCCTTGACCTGGACTGGGCCGAACTCCGCTTTGCGGAACCCGCTGATTTTGACCAGTCGCCGGAAACGGGTGTTTCGGCCGAAACGCTGGACACGGTTGGTAAAGCGCTGGTGAAACTGCCCGAAGGGTTTAAGCCGCTGAAGCAGATTGAAAAACTGCTCAAAGACCGGCAAGCGATGCTGACCGAAACCAAGATGGTGAACTGGGGTACGGCTGAGTTGCTGGCCTATGGGTCGCTGCTGGTTGAGGGTAAGCCCGTTCGGTTGAGCGGCCAGGATGTGCAGCGTGGTACGTTCTCGCACCGGCACTCGGTTCTGCACGATTCCGATACCAACAAATCCTACTCGTCGCTCGATTTCATCCAGGATGGGCAGCAGAAGTTTCAGGTATACAATTCATTGCTGTCGGAGTACGGCGTTCTTGGTTTCGAGTATGGCTACGCCATGGCGAACCCACACGCGCTGGTGATCTGGGAAGCCCAGTTTGGTGATTTTTCGAACGGGGCTCAGCTGATCATCGACCAGTTCATTGCGGCTGCCGAGTCGAAGTGGGGTATTCAGAATGGGCTTGTCATGTTGCTGCCACACGGCTACGAAGGACAGGGCCCCGAGCACTCCAACGCTCGCCCGGAGCGGTATCTACAGCTCACGGCCGAATACAACATGGTGGTTGCAAACATCACAACGCCGGCTAACTTCTTCCACCTGATGCGCCGGCAACTGGCGTGGGGATTCCGGAAGCCGCTGGTGGTCATGTCGCCCAAATCGCTGTTACGTCACCCCAAATGCGTATCCCCGCTGGAGGAGTTGACCAAAGGTTCGTTCCAGGAAGTGCTGGGCGATTCTTACGCCGATCCTAAGAAAGTAAAACGGGTACTGCTTTGCTCGGGTAAGGTTTACTATGACCTACTCGATAAGCAGCAGGCCGATCAGCGCGATGACGTAGCCATTGTCCGGCTGGAACAACTGGCTCCGCTGCCCAAAAAGCAGCTTGATGCTGTGTTAAGCCAGTACAAAAAAGCGGATCTGGTCTGGGTTCAGGAAGAACCAGAAAATATGGGCTACTGGGGTTACCTGCTACGCGTCATGGCGGGCCAGAACCCAGCCGCGTCTTATACCCTGCGGGTGGTTTCGCGCGGGGCCGCTGCGTCGCCTGCTACGGGCTACGCCAAAGTACACACCCAGGAACAGGCTGATATTGTTCGCCGGGCGTTTGACTAAACTAGTCGATCAGTAGTGAGTTGGGCAGTGGGTAGGTCGGTAGACACACACACTGCCCAGGTCGCTAACTGACTACCTCAATAACTGACCAACTCACTAACTGCTATATGGCCGTTGACATGAAAATCCCCGCCGTAGGGGAATCGATTACCGAAGTAACCGTTGGTACCTGGTACAAAAAAGAAGGTGATCAGGTAAAGATGGACGACGTCCTGTGCGGACTCGATTCTGACAAAGCGACGTTTGAACTGACGGCCGAAGCCAATGGCACGCTGCATATCCTGGCTCAGGAAGGGGATGTACTGCCCATTGGTGCCAGCATCTGCACCATCGACGATGCGGGCGGTAACGCAGCACCGGCGGCCCCCGCTCCGGCCAAAGCCGAAACGCCCGCACCGGCTCAACCTGCTGCGGCAAAGTCCGAACCGGCGCCCGCTGTTCAGCCCGTTGCCGAACCGGCTGCGGCTGCTCCATCGGCGGCCCCGAGCGTAGTTGAAATGAAAGTTCCTGCGGTGGGCGAGTCTGTTACCGAAGTAACCATTGCCTCCTGGAGCAAAAAAGACGGTGATCAGGTTGCCCTCGACGAAGTACTTTGTGAACTGGAATCGGATAAAGCGACGTTCGAATTGCCGGCCGAAGCCGCCGGTACACTCCGTATTGTTGCGCAGGCTGGCGAAACACTGGCTATTGGCGCCTTAATCGCCAAAATCGAAGTAGGTGCTGGCGCTGCTGCCGCTCCTGCCTCACAGCCAGCACCTGCTCCGGCGGCTCAACAGCCAACCGCAGCTGATACCGCATCGAATGGGCAGAATGGGTACGCCGTTAACCACCCGTCGCCGGCTGCCGCTAAGATTCTGGACGAAAAAGGTGTGGCTGCCCAACAGGTTCAGGGTACGGGTGTAGGTGGGCGCGTGACCAAGGAAGATGCGATGAAAGCGTCTCCCGCACCGGCCCAACCCGCAGCCACTCCGGCGCCTGCTCCGGCTAAACCCGCGCCTGCATCCGCCCCGGCTCCGGTTATGACCGGCGAACGCGTTCAGCGTCGGGAAAAAATGACATCGCTGCGTCGGACTATCGCCCGCCGATTGGTAGCGGTAAAGAATGAAACGGCAATGCTCACTACCTTCAACGAGGTAGACATGAAGCCGATCATGGATCTGCGCAACAAGTACAAAGACAAGTTTAAAGAGAAAAACGGTGTGGGCCTGGGCTTCATGTCGTTCTTCACGAAGGCGGTCTGT is a window from the Spirosoma rigui genome containing:
- a CDS encoding adenylate/guanylate cyclase domain-containing protein → MKAKILVVDDETDLELLIKQKFRRQIREKQYEFVFAHDGEEALLVLEQHPDIDMVLTDINMPGMDGLTLLVKLHETNPMLKSVIVSAYGDMDNIRTAMNRGAFDFITKPVNFEDLELTMQKTMDYVTQLRQTLQAIKENDILRMYVDESVLAFMGRTEFETSLSASETVHATVMFIDICGFTAIAEKESADTVVKLVNRYFDIMVKEIIAQGGHVDKFMGDAVMAVFRGDYHLDRAIEAGLGVRSQIATLESPLTNQPDYHPQVAIGINTGEMVSGNIGSRTLRRLDYTVIGDAVNMAQRLQTVARPGQVVITELSQQDVAESFTCERIGEVSLKNKSAPVIIYNVLG
- a CDS encoding response regulator, which codes for MKILVVDDETDVKDLFEQRFRREIRSGEFELAFANSGEEALTYLDGHPSEIILILSDINMPGMSGFELLRHIRSDFNAPPPPIVMMITAYGDPGSQQQAVELGANDFLTKPLDFAVLKQKLRNVA
- a CDS encoding tetratricopeptide repeat protein → MMIRLVQLTGLLWLLASGCLYAQLSTDTLQAWLRTHRQATPVRVDRLTDLSMAVRSDDYVQAQELAENALTLARKLNYPLGEANALLALGGAYAGRNDYEKALQYLNQARQRYEQLNNRSGVARVLGQMGWIDTSRGDYVPALSRGLISLEQARQLKDSVLLRQATARLGMLYSLLGDYDQAIRYYTTALDLHKQAGQEGNIARLLNGMGELYRYQGDLTKATRYYNKAIRLAQRLNNAGIQAEAESNLAAAEVKDGQPEQALETGRQALRVLLAKGSYEVVSWTYTVLGQAHLQLNQPDSAIYYSQRGWNLSRHIGYKEAARDASDVLARAYALKDDYRTAYKFQEFNMAYDDTLSGRRTQQQLTLLQQNAQAAERRAQAALRAEEAQQQRQWLITALIGLVLVAAVALSFWNSYRRQQRANEQLKRQQEELKTAQSQLIQAEKMASLGELTAGIAHEIQNPLNFVNNFSDVSTELVDELMDEHQKPDRDAELERELLADLKQNLQKINHHGNRASSIVKGMLQHSRASNGQRELTDLNALSNEYLRLAYHGLRAKDKTFNAELITKLDPTLGPVNVVAQDIGRVLLNLFTNAFYAVQQRQKASGAESFKPTVTVSTQRTDTGVAIRISDNGTGMDEAVKQKIFQPFFTTKPTGQGTGLGLSLAYDIITKGHKGTLTVESVLNKGTTFTIRLPV
- a CDS encoding ATP-binding protein, with product MDQDEIVSSLLTALIINQVRRFLDTKNRLPDWDMWLSRYWIIVGAAVAFSAVISEDFPLRLIWLISLAMVAYTVWLQKENQPARTLLLGVAPFMVLQTIRKIIEDVFPRFYARYDDYFDSAIGFTLIWLFTFYIFANRQKKALVKIEQQREEEAAERRIIEARKTELEVLVAARTAEIMNQKAELERALSDLKATQNQLVHSEKMASLGELTAGIAHEIQNPLNFVNNFSEVSVELVEELEEEQQKPDRDAGLEAELLADLKQNLQKINHHGGRASSIVKGMLQHSRAGSGQREPTDLNGFVDEYLRLAYHGLRAKDKTFNASFSTDLDPDLGLITVVPQDIGRVLLNLFTNAFYAVQQRSHLLTEQQPTRKYTPTVTVKTRCQNGQAVIQIADNGVGIPDELQQKIFQPFFTTKPTGQGTGLGLSLAFDIVTQGHGGTITVDSRENEGTTFVITLPA